One genomic window of Arcobacter sp. CECT 8986 includes the following:
- a CDS encoding metal ABC transporter permease yields MVDSIIQALSYDFVQNALIAGILISLAAGIIGSLVVVNRITFLAGGIAHSSYGGIGLAIFLGLPILLGATFFAVISAIFIAFITQNNKARIDSIIGMMWALGMAIGIVFVDLTPGYNVDLMSYLFGSIIAVSNEDITFMAVLDVVIILSVSLFYKQILAVSYDSEFAKLRGISVKFFYTLILILAALCVVAAIRVVGLILVIALLTIPTYIAELFASRLSTMMIISAVFAVFFTVCGLIISYFYDISSGASIIIVGVITLLIVKLIKR; encoded by the coding sequence ATGGTTGATAGTATAATTCAAGCATTATCTTATGATTTTGTTCAAAATGCATTAATAGCAGGAATTTTAATCTCTCTAGCTGCGGGAATAATTGGTTCATTAGTTGTAGTAAATAGAATTACATTTTTAGCAGGTGGAATCGCTCATAGTTCATATGGTGGAATAGGACTAGCAATATTTCTAGGCTTACCAATATTACTAGGAGCTACATTTTTTGCAGTTATATCTGCAATTTTTATAGCTTTTATTACTCAAAATAATAAAGCCAGAATTGATAGTATAATAGGAATGATGTGGGCTTTAGGAATGGCAATAGGTATTGTCTTTGTTGATTTAACACCTGGATACAATGTAGATTTGATGAGTTATCTATTTGGTTCAATTATTGCAGTATCAAATGAAGATATTACTTTTATGGCTGTTTTAGATGTTGTTATTATTTTAAGTGTATCACTTTTTTATAAACAAATATTAGCAGTTTCATATGATAGTGAATTTGCAAAATTAAGAGGAATAAGTGTTAAGTTTTTTTATACTCTAATACTTATACTTGCTGCACTTTGTGTAGTTGCCGCTATTCGAGTTGTTGGACTTATATTAGTAATAGCACTTCTTACAATACCAACTTATATAGCAGAACTATTTGCATCAAGGTTATCAACTATGATGATTATTAGTGCAGTTTTTGCAGTATTTTTTACTGTGTGTGGATTAATTATCTCTTATTTTTATGATATTAGTTCTGGTGCAAGTATAATTATTGTGGGAGTAATAACTTTATTAATCGTAAAACTAATAAAGAGATAA
- a CDS encoding CvfB family protein has protein sequence MNKNIKLGEINTLKINRASEPGLYLISQDETEVLLPNVYIKQGMSLGQEIEVFIYTDSEDRLVATTLTPKAMINEIQYLEVVDTAKFGAFVDIGLPKDILVPINKQKSTFKVGEKRLVKIIEDEKSHRLIGTEKFIKNFNRNTKNFKRNDEVNIIIYQKTPLGFKVVINEEYEGMIFHSEIFTKVNIGDKKVAYIKTVREDGKLDLSLQKIGEEKSLDDVNKVIDVLKNNNNILNVTSKSDAENIINLFGMSKKRFKAVLNTLVTTNQVHIEDNSIRLHH, from the coding sequence ATGAATAAAAATATAAAATTAGGTGAAATAAACACTTTAAAAATAAATAGAGCAAGTGAACCTGGATTATACTTAATCTCTCAAGATGAAACAGAAGTTTTACTTCCAAATGTATATATAAAACAAGGTATGAGTTTAGGTCAAGAAATTGAGGTTTTTATCTACACAGATAGTGAAGATAGACTTGTTGCTACTACTTTAACTCCAAAAGCAATGATAAATGAAATCCAATATTTAGAAGTTGTTGATACTGCCAAATTTGGTGCTTTTGTTGATATTGGACTACCAAAAGATATATTAGTTCCAATAAATAAACAAAAATCAACTTTTAAAGTAGGTGAAAAAAGATTAGTTAAAATTATTGAAGATGAAAAATCACATAGACTAATTGGAACAGAAAAATTTATAAAAAACTTTAATCGAAATACAAAAAATTTCAAAAGAAATGATGAGGTAAATATTATAATTTATCAAAAAACACCTCTTGGATTTAAAGTAGTTATAAATGAAGAGTATGAAGGAATGATTTTTCATAGTGAAATTTTTACAAAAGTTAATATAGGTGATAAAAAAGTAGCTTATATAAAAACAGTAAGAGAAGATGGAAAACTAGACTTATCTTTGCAAAAAATTGGTGAAGAGAAAAGTTTAGATGATGTAAATAAAGTGATTGATGTTTTAAAAAACAATAATAATATTTTAAATGTTACTTCAAAAAGTGATGCAGAAAATATTATAAATCTTTTTGGAATGAGTAAAAAAAGATTTAAAGCTGTATTGAACACTTTAGTAACTACAAATCAAGTTCACATTGAAGATAACTCTATAAGATTACATCATTAA
- the tpx gene encoding thiol peroxidase, translating into MAITHLKGEEVNLLGNEVNVSDSAPIVKVVGQDLSEFEIGGAKDDVQVLVVVPSLDTPVCAAETRKFNEEAARLSNVEISVVSMDLPFAMGRFCTTEGIENINVGSDFRNKELASAYGLLIENGPLAGIAARAVFVIDTNGNVVYKELCDEITKEPDYDVVMKEIEKLI; encoded by the coding sequence ATGGCAATTACTCATTTAAAAGGTGAAGAAGTAAATTTACTTGGAAATGAAGTAAATGTTTCTGATAGTGCACCAATTGTAAAAGTTGTAGGACAAGATTTAAGTGAATTTGAAATTGGTGGAGCAAAAGATGATGTTCAAGTATTAGTTGTTGTACCATCATTAGATACACCTGTATGTGCAGCAGAAACAAGAAAATTCAATGAAGAAGCAGCAAGATTAAGTAATGTAGAAATTAGTGTAGTTTCTATGGATTTACCTTTTGCAATGGGAAGATTTTGTACAACAGAAGGAATAGAAAATATCAATGTTGGAAGTGACTTTAGAAATAAAGAACTTGCAAGTGCATATGGACTATTAATCGAAAATGGACCTTTAGCAGGAATTGCAGCAAGAGCTGTATTTGTAATTGATACTAATGGAAATGTAGTTTATAAAGAACTATGTGATGAAATTACAAAAGAGCCAGATTATGATGTTGTAATGAAAGAAATTGAAAAATTAATCTAA
- a CDS encoding NnrS family protein, with amino-acid sequence MTNWFKSFSNQPHQPFFLSGIIFFISFILLLFAAYSRIINLSSTILTYHTYSMLFIVFIQFIIGYLYILFPKILEEKPIKKSTYMMHFYIYFFSSLGFLSSLFFSSEYIIFFTLALLLVQFLSFKLLFIMNLESNIQNKKDTSWILFFLFIGIIAHIIFYVSFYELGYSFSLKKAGTYIGFYLYFFGVVFSISQRMIPQITKAKIEDYKINKSMLLMTKFTILMFFKVLTHFYENSYFSLVVNILFFVFIVYELVKWRLPIFRVNSILWILYISMYWIPIAFFLLVIQNIVEIIHIHFLFEQAPLHTLALGYFTTLFLGFIFRVTLFYKGKTQNANGITTILFLFLQIAVILRLVASFSLNTELSYVLWINIASFSFAFILLLWFLNYLKILLISK; translated from the coding sequence ATGACAAATTGGTTTAAATCTTTTTCAAACCAACCACATCAACCATTTTTCTTAAGTGGAATAATATTTTTTATATCATTTATATTATTACTTTTTGCAGCTTATTCAAGAATAATAAACTTAAGTTCAACAATACTAACATATCATACATATTCAATGCTTTTTATAGTATTTATACAATTTATAATCGGTTACTTATATATACTTTTCCCAAAAATTTTAGAAGAAAAACCAATAAAAAAATCTACATATATGATGCATTTTTATATATACTTTTTTAGTAGTTTAGGATTTTTATCATCGTTGTTTTTTTCATCTGAATATATTATATTTTTTACATTAGCTTTACTTTTAGTGCAGTTTTTATCTTTTAAATTACTTTTTATTATGAATTTAGAAAGTAATATCCAAAACAAAAAAGATACAAGTTGGATACTATTTTTTCTTTTCATTGGAATAATCGCACATATAATATTTTATGTATCTTTTTATGAGTTGGGATATTCATTTTCTTTGAAAAAAGCAGGAACATATATTGGGTTTTATCTTTACTTTTTTGGTGTAGTTTTTTCTATTTCTCAAAGAATGATACCTCAAATTACAAAAGCAAAAATAGAAGATTATAAAATAAATAAATCAATGTTATTGATGACAAAATTTACTATTTTGATGTTTTTTAAAGTTCTTACTCATTTTTATGAAAATAGTTATTTCTCTTTAGTTGTTAATATTCTATTTTTTGTTTTTATTGTATATGAATTAGTTAAATGGAGACTTCCAATATTTAGAGTTAATTCAATATTATGGATACTTTATATTTCCATGTATTGGATTCCTATTGCATTTTTCTTGCTTGTTATACAAAATATAGTTGAGATAATACATATTCATTTTTTATTTGAACAAGCACCTTTACATACACTTGCTTTAGGATATTTTACTACTTTATTTTTGGGATTTATTTTTAGAGTAACTCTTTTTTATAAAGGGAAAACACAAAATGCAAATGGTATTACTACAATACTTTTTCTATTTTTACAAATTGCAGTTATATTAAGATTGGTTGCATCTTTTAGTCTAAATACAGAACTAAGTTATGTATTGTGGATAAATATTGCTTCATTTAGTTTTGCATTTATTTTGTTACTTTGGTTCTTGAATTACTTAAAAATTTTATTAATTAGCAAATAA
- the msrP gene encoding protein-methionine-sulfoxide reductase catalytic subunit MsrP: MKYLKTKQWQIKQSEVTSETLFNKRRDFIKLGAASLVSSGAIFELLAKDKIPLANLQYKKDKNESNLTLNSYEQITSHNNFYEFTTNQSKVKDMAHTLDTSNWKIEVDGLVEKPMIIDFETIMKKFPLEERIYRFRCVEGWSMVVPWIGFELSKLIKYLKPLSSAKYIKFETLYDEKMFPDQSRGVFSTISYPYVEALRMDEAMNELTILAVGLYGSSMPKQNGAPIRLIVPWKYGFKSIKSISKISFVDKQPLNSWQKENKNEYGFYANVNPYVDHPRWSQSKERVLGKFFKQRTLMFNGYEKQVASLYKGMDLTKDF; this comes from the coding sequence ATGAAGTATCTAAAAACAAAACAGTGGCAAATAAAACAGAGTGAAGTTACATCAGAAACTTTATTTAATAAAAGAAGAGATTTTATTAAATTGGGTGCTGCATCTTTAGTATCATCTGGAGCAATTTTTGAACTACTTGCAAAAGATAAAATACCACTTGCAAATCTACAATATAAAAAAGATAAAAATGAAAGTAATCTTACTTTAAATAGTTATGAGCAAATAACGTCACACAATAACTTTTATGAATTTACAACAAATCAAAGTAAAGTAAAAGATATGGCTCATACTTTAGATACTTCAAATTGGAAAATAGAAGTTGATGGACTTGTTGAAAAACCTATGATTATTGACTTTGAAACTATAATGAAAAAGTTTCCTTTAGAAGAGAGAATATATCGTTTTAGATGTGTTGAAGGTTGGTCTATGGTTGTTCCTTGGATTGGGTTTGAACTATCTAAACTTATAAAATATCTAAAGCCTTTATCAAGTGCTAAATATATAAAATTTGAAACATTGTATGATGAAAAAATGTTTCCAGACCAATCACGAGGTGTTTTTTCAACTATATCTTATCCTTATGTTGAAGCTTTAAGAATGGATGAAGCGATGAATGAACTTACTATTTTAGCAGTTGGTTTATATGGTTCCTCAATGCCAAAACAAAATGGAGCACCAATTAGATTAATTGTACCTTGGAAATATGGATTTAAATCTATAAAATCAATTTCTAAAATTTCATTTGTAGATAAGCAACCTTTAAATAGTTGGCAAAAAGAGAATAAAAATGAGTATGGTTTTTATGCGAATGTAAATCCATATGTTGATCATCCAAGATGGTCTCAAAGTAAAGAGAGAGTTTTAGGTAAATTTTTCAAACAAAGAACATTGATGTTTAATGGATATGAAAAACAAGTTGCAAGTTTATATAAAGGTATGGATTTAACTAAGGATTTTTAA
- a CDS encoding sulfite oxidase heme-binding subunit YedZ produces MRIFLFVLFLTPFFIALYSLFITQSVIDPIKYIYTFSGVVATVILFFTIIISLIKRYINLMKYRRMIGLFGFFYASLHIINFVVLDAQFDVDFIINNLIKKPFIYLGAMAFLILVFLAVTSTKRLFRKYNKYHKTLYLSLVLIIIHFILAQKSLDIYQIFYIFIIGVISIFKLIQIKSLFNRN; encoded by the coding sequence ATGAGAATATTTCTATTTGTACTTTTTTTAACTCCTTTTTTTATAGCTTTATATTCACTATTTATAACTCAAAGTGTAATTGACCCTATCAAATATATCTACACTTTTTCTGGAGTTGTTGCAACTGTTATTCTATTTTTTACAATTATAATATCACTTATAAAAAGATATATAAATTTGATGAAATATAGAAGAATGATAGGATTATTTGGATTTTTTTATGCTTCTTTACATATTATAAATTTTGTTGTTTTAGATGCACAATTTGATGTTGATTTTATAATTAATAATTTAATAAAAAAGCCATTTATATATCTTGGTGCAATGGCATTTCTTATTCTTGTATTTTTAGCAGTAACTTCAACAAAAAGACTTTTTAGAAAATATAATAAGTACCATAAAACTTTGTATTTATCACTTGTTTTGATTATTATTCATTTTATATTGGCACAAAAATCACTTGATATTTATCAAATATTTTATATATTTATAATTGGTGTTATTTCTATTTTTAAACTAATTCAAATAAAAAGTTTATTCAATAGAAATTAG
- a CDS encoding response regulator transcription factor yields MKIFLLEDDTSLNKIIKLSLENKGFFVENFFDGYEAANIILNNRYDLYILDVNVLGFDGHKILEIIRNENINTPVIMISAEIDIENIKKSFNLGCNDYIKKPFDFEELFLRIQYHLSYKKEQNSDMNIELGYNFTFNLLEEKLYKHNHEIELTTKEKLLLTLFVKNINKSVTNEMIHEYVWDSKEMESVSMRSIIHKLKKKLKNGMIINLRGVGYKLISIE; encoded by the coding sequence ATGAAAATTTTTTTATTAGAAGATGATACTTCTTTAAATAAGATAATAAAACTATCATTAGAAAATAAAGGCTTTTTTGTAGAGAACTTTTTTGATGGGTATGAAGCTGCAAATATTATATTAAATAATAGATATGATTTATATATTTTGGATGTTAATGTATTAGGATTTGATGGCCATAAAATCTTAGAAATAATAAGAAATGAAAATATAAATACTCCTGTAATAATGATAAGTGCAGAAATAGATATTGAAAATATAAAAAAATCTTTTAATCTTGGATGTAATGACTATATAAAAAAACCATTTGATTTTGAAGAACTATTTTTAAGAATTCAATACCATTTATCTTATAAAAAAGAGCAAAACTCAGATATGAATATTGAGTTAGGATATAACTTTACTTTTAATTTGTTAGAAGAGAAACTTTATAAACATAACCACGAAATTGAGCTTACAACAAAAGAGAAACTACTTTTAACTCTATTTGTAAAAAACATAAATAAATCAGTAACAAATGAGATGATACATGAATATGTGTGGGATAGTAAAGAGATGGAATCAGTTAGTATGCGTTCAATTATTCATAAATTAAAAAAGAAATTAAAAAATGGAATGATTATTAATTTAAGAGGTGTAGGATATAAACTAATTTCTATTGAATAA
- a CDS encoding hybrid sensor histidine kinase/response regulator has protein sequence MDKKYTILIIDDKVENLQYLNNILKNENYLIKATTDAQFAIKSAKLSAPDLILLDIKIPHLNGFEVCRIFKDDEKLKDIPIIFISALDDVQSKVKAFEEGGVDYITKPFEKEEVKARIKTQLNLFESKQTNINLLKQQDFFLKKIIHEMNTPLSIISLNIDNLETQIGPKEQFEAIKASSKSLSSIYNDLYYLIKKEKKVEEKKEIELIKFLSSRVMFFDEMANIKNIDINLDIHTEFNIFIDENSLQRVIDNTISNAIKYAEINSQIDIILDINKDEHFIIIKNSGSYIQDTDSIFKAYYQDKSKNIGLGLGLNIVKDICDNNNIEISVKSENNTTSFSYKIDIKDVIKGNL, from the coding sequence ATGGATAAAAAATATACAATACTAATAATTGACGATAAAGTTGAAAACTTACAATATTTAAATAATATATTAAAAAATGAAAACTATCTAATAAAAGCAACAACAGATGCACAATTTGCGATAAAATCTGCCAAATTAAGTGCACCAGATTTGATACTTTTAGATATTAAAATTCCTCATTTAAATGGATTTGAAGTTTGTAGAATATTCAAAGATGATGAAAAACTAAAAGATATTCCAATTATTTTCATAAGTGCTTTAGATGATGTACAAAGTAAAGTTAAAGCATTTGAAGAAGGTGGAGTTGATTATATAACTAAGCCTTTTGAAAAAGAGGAAGTAAAAGCAAGAATAAAAACTCAACTAAATCTGTTTGAAAGTAAACAAACTAATATAAATTTACTAAAACAACAAGATTTTTTTCTAAAAAAAATTATCCATGAGATGAATACACCTTTAAGTATTATCTCTTTAAATATTGATAACTTAGAGACTCAAATTGGTCCAAAAGAGCAGTTTGAAGCTATAAAAGCATCTTCAAAATCTCTATCTTCAATATATAATGATTTATACTATTTAATAAAAAAAGAAAAAAAAGTTGAAGAGAAAAAAGAGATTGAACTTATAAAATTTCTATCTTCAAGAGTTATGTTTTTTGATGAAATGGCAAATATAAAAAATATAGATATAAACTTAGATATTCATACTGAATTCAATATTTTTATTGATGAAAACTCACTTCAAAGAGTTATTGATAATACTATTTCAAATGCTATAAAATATGCAGAGATAAATAGCCAAATAGATATAATTTTAGATATAAATAAAGATGAACACTTTATAATAATAAAAAATAGTGGTTCATATATTCAAGATACAGATTCTATATTTAAAGCATATTATCAAGATAAAAGTAAAAATATAGGGTTAGGATTGGGATTAAATATTGTAAAAGATATTTGTGATAATAATAATATAGAAATTAGTGTAAAATCAGAAAACAATACAACATCTTTTTCTTATAAAATAGATATAAAAGATGTAATAAAAGGTAATTTATGA